The Henningerozyma blattae CBS 6284 chromosome 7, complete genome region AGAAAACAACAGCatcaattcattaatatgCAACTTCtacttttttcttttctatttttcaTCTATTTGGTGGCCCAAGCTTTTGGGGTAGTAGTAGCCAAGATCaacttttcttcttcagatCCCTTTTCGGGGTGGTATTCATACATCCAAGAAGCATGGACAGGTAAAGTCATCAAGATAGATTCAACTCTGGAACCTGGGGTTCTTAAACCGAATTGAGTACCTCTATCGATGATTAAGTTGAATTCAACATATCTACCACGTCTAATAGCTTGCCATTCCTTTTGCTTTGGAGTGAATTCCATATCCTTTCTTCTAGCAACGATTGGCAAATAAGATGGTAAGAAGGCATCGAAGGAATCTTCAACAATCTTCAAGATTTCGTTTGGATCTTTTTCGTTGAAATCATCAAAGAAAGTACCACCAATACCTCTAGTTTCATTTCTGTGAGGaatgtaataatatttatcagCCCAAGCTTTCCATTTTGGgtataattctttatcatgTTTATCCAAGGCTAATTTATGATTGTTGTGGAATAATTCAGCATCTTCTTCATATAAGTAAGCTGGTGTTAAATCAGAACCGCCACCGAACCACCAAGTTTGTGGAGTACCATCTGGGTTCCAAGTTTCGAAATAACGGTAATTCAAATGGGTAGTTGGAGCATGAGGATTGTGTGGGTGAATAACCATGGATAAACCACAAGCGAAAAATTTAACACCGTCAGCTACTGGTAAACCAGTCTTTTCATCAGTTGGCAATTTCAAATCAGCATGGTCATTCTTCATAGCAAGAATAGCTTCTGGAGTTAACTTACCATAAACAACAGAAACGTTGACACCACCTTTTTCAAAAGTAGTACCGTTTTGAATAACCATAGAGgtaccaccaccaccatCATTACCACGTTCCCAAGAGTCTGCATGAAATTTCACAGTGTCTAAAGTTTCCAAACCAGCAACAATTTCCTTTTGCTTACGTTTGATTAATTCTTCCATCTTGGTACGGATGGGAAGATTGGTCTTATCAGTTGGGGCAGGCATGGTTGTTAGTATATTATAATGAATTGGATTGTCAATTGATCCTTTGACTGTTTTGATATAATAAagttaaaagaaaaaaaaagaatggaagaacaaaaaaattataaaatatatataaggaAAAATTGatctgaaaaaaaaataaaaatatgacGAGAGTTAAGGGAAGATCGAGAATGTATCGAGAATGTTGACTAAACAGGGACCTATTTATACATCAAACGAACTCGTCAAGATCAATGGATTCTTatagaaattattattgaatgcTACAGACGTTTCAATGGACAGTGGTTGGAAGTAACAAACGAGACAGCCCTAAACGTTACCTGAGACGAGTAGGCCAGCCAGCAAAGTTCCACAGTGAGCCGAATAGGGGAGCCGAGACAGAAAACCAAcacttaaaaaaaaaggaaataaCCCATAGAAGAAAGCAGGTAAGTAATGGGTTACTTGACGTCGTCCATCAAAGACCAACGTGTACTTACATagtaaaataatacaaaggCCAAAAAGGAGAAAATTGTACGAGCTTGGCGGCtaacaaaaacaattatttacCCAGAGTAGAAAGCAGGAGCGGTGTTAATtgcaatgaaaaaaaataggaGCGATGAAAGTTTACGAAATTGTTGGAAACCGGTGCTTAGGAGGAGCATTTGTCTGAGAATGAAGAACCACGAGATTGTGTGGTTGGTGTCCAGATGATGCTAAAGGCACCCTTCGTATAAGAGGTGTTATAAGATGGTATATTCAGGTATGTATATTTTCAAGATCAACTACAATCTCAGCCCACTGGTAGCTACTGGTCGGCAGTTAGGACAAGATTTCTAATCAAATGAGAAGTTTTATTAAGAGGAATTTACTTTGTGAATAGtcataaaaaacaaactaTAAGCATTGAAGCGAGTAGAATATActtctttttatttggttttttttttaattctttttgtGGCTGGATAGAGTGTGTCGTAATCTTATAATATGATCTGGCTTCAGTATTTTTCAAGTTATAAGATTAGTTAACtgtataaatattactGCTCGCTTATTTTTGCTGTTTTAGttttgttgaaaaatttttcagaatttttcaaaatttcaacCCTAAGAAATTTCGGTTTTTTTCAGTACGGAactaatataaaaagaaacatGGACtgattataataatgattcaaaaCTTCTCCAGTCGAAGTAATCTAAAGCAGATTACTATTATTGGGAGGATCAGTAGATACTCTCTTTTATATGTGGTTTGCTTTATATACaaacattattatatatcatGCAATAGTATTTTTATGATGATAAACCtataacaacaacaacatgAATTTCTTCATCCGAAACTATAGGTGGATACAATTTTGACATAGCTTTTTAACCCTGATCATTCTATTGCATATTCTTCGTAATTTATAtgaactttattttttaattagcATTCTTGTCTCagtaaaatttaaaaaaaagcacTCTACTCAAATTTTTACGAAAGTATATTAatgtttaaataattccCGATGACTTTTTCttgttattaatttttcttcacaGAGATAATTACAAGTAAAAAAACACTTATCTACAAAAGATGGTTGAATTACCCAGCATTTGTGATAAATGCTTAGGTTCTAATAAGAATATTGCATTGACTAAGGCcacatcttcttcttccaGTTGCAAGATTTGTACTCTACCATTTactgtatattttttcaaaaaatttaataggtccaatgatataataaagACTTTAATTTGCTTAAATTGCTCCAATCAAAGGAATGTCTGTCAATGCTgtttattagattttaaTTGGAACTTACCAATCCAACTTAGagatgatattattaatttaattcagCAAAATGGTAACAACACAACTGCTACACAAATCAAAactaaagaatataaaaatgatatgaTGAAAAGTTTCTTGGGTTTGAAAAAATCTATAAAATTAGGTGGTGCAGTTTATTCTTCAGATAAAGAATCATTCGaactattatataataagtTACTATCTTTCCAAACTGATACAAATTCTATCATAAATAATGACGCACTTGCAACAACAAGAGATACACTAGTAACagcttcttcatcaaatatttcagcTATCGTTAAATCGTTACCGTTGAATGATTCATTGGATGGAATAAATGATGATCCTATctcattctttttttgttataatGTCGACCCATCTATTCCAGAATGGAAATTACAATCTCATATTGCCACActtctaaatatttcaactGAATTagtttcaatttcaattaacCATAGGGCCAATTATGCAATTATGAAACTCAAATCCTTACAAGATTCAAAGAATTTCGTTAacaaattaattgattcaaattcatttataatttcaaattataacACTAAATCCGTCATAAAACGTGGatatttacaattgaatcagttcaaaattttccttttacccatatttaaaaatttaaactttaatttaaataagcTAAATCCACTTTCTTCTAATTCCGCTGattctattaaattatcgatttttttgaaaaaattagttCAAAAGGAATTACGAcataaaattcaaattgcCACAAGTAAAAACGTCACAAATggaaaaacaaataaaaaatcgtttagaaaataatactacatttatatatacatatatacgCATACTTATTTCAACTTATATATTTGCATATTAAACGagaacaaaaaatttttttgttaatacAGAATGATTGATTATCAATCACAGTCAGCTATCTCTCCTAAATATTCCTCTAACAACACTGATACTGAAGGtataaatgattttaatattgaaaaattttcaaaagatacatttttacttttagttcattcaattatttttatttgtatagATTTACctttgaatttaataaaagcTTTAAATAACCCTCCCGAATCTTATACTCTAGCATTACCACAAAATGATACTACCACATCGATTGCTCACACGTTATCTGCAAAATCAAACTCCATAATTCCAATTATGCCAACAGATCTTTTACGATATAGAACTATACATGATTATAAAATTGCTCCGCTTTATAATTCAGACGaaaatattgttataaACGATACTGTTACGAAAAGCAATATCCTTAgcgaaaaaaatagtaaaataCAGATAGTTCACCATTGACTGAAAATGATAGAATATTTACTATTATAACAATTCTTCTATCAATAggaattatttatttttcatcaagaaaaatatatcaaaacaTTCAAAAATTACTAGCAACTACTGCATCTCCTTCAGAGTCGGAATGCCCGGGACCCACAGCTACAGTCACAGATGACAAAATGCCCCTTCAACTTTATCCTGCTATCCCTCTAGACATTCAATGTAATATCCAAGAAATAGAATCTCCTCCCACTGAGAAAAGAGATTTAACCTTTgaagttgaaaaagaaattgataaagaaGCTGAGATAGAAATAGCggatatattattagaaaagatAAGTGCTGACTCAGTTTATTCGACTAATACACATACGTTCAAAGATTATAGAAATTCAagatggaaaaaaaatttaaatattggtCTACCAATGCCTCCGGTAAATAGCAACAATAAATCTACTACCAATAAAAATGGTGAAATCACCAGTTGTAATAAAGATGCACTCTCAATGCTACTAAAGAAATAAGCAATGACATAGatattctcttttttttccttaacaaattttaccttatttgatgaatttaccctttttttactttctttttcatataATGTATTTTGCAATgctatataataatattaaacatGCTTGGTGCGATTTTGTTATATAATCAGTTTTTTACCGCCGTATATTGTCGGAGTGTATGCCTATGGGGTTGTTTATTTCGTGTgttttcattttaaattttagaatTCGCGTTTAAATTTAAGCAACAATTACTGTTTTGGCgtcaataataaaacattaAATAGTGATGAATCCAAGCAtatccaaaaaaattacatacAGTAGATATTCCAAGCACAGATAGCCATATATCTTACCCATACTTCATGTCAAGAGTAACGTTTCCTATTTTAGATACAGCAACGTTAGCAAATGACCTTCAGATCTGTGATTTTAATATAGCAACCGTTGAAAACCTTTCAAAACCAACGACTGAGtttatttacattttaCTTAGCCAAATTATTGCCACTTATAGCAATATTTCTTTAGAATCTATACTAAAGAAGTTACAAAAAAGATCACATTCATCTAGTGCACCTAATTCTCTGTTACTACCATTACAAAAtgattcatcatcaattgaTCATTCAAAAATACTGATTCTAAATCAGCTATgttcatctttttttaaagagaTAGGCGTTAGTAACttcaatttaatgaatatatataggcCCAATACTGAAActacaaatatattattaagtgCAGTTGTGAATTTTGCCAAATTTAGACAGGAAAAGAccaataatactaatacaCGATTATTCCTAGTAAATTTGGATAATCAAATATCTGATCTTCAAGCAAATATTGACACTTTCATATTGAATGTTGAAAAGATTCAattgtataaaaataatcaaaatgaattattggaaaaaGCGAACTTGAATGAATTGGAACAGGCAAGCTCAAACGAGCTAgataacaataaaaatgatgatgataatataactaaaaataacaaagctaatactaattcaaactttgatattgatgtggatttaaataaattgataaaatcatttgaaCTAAATATATCTACCTTTgtagaattaaataaattggaagaaattaatttaaaacaacTACGAGAAGTTCAAGAAAAAGTAACTACAGAATATAGCAAATATAAAacagaaaagaaaatattcttaaatGATTTGACTAATTTATCTAactatttaattgatttaactTCACAAAGGGATAAAATggcaaaaaatttaaatatcaataaagCAGATTtggtaaataatattgaagatttaaaCTCCCAGTTAAGTTTAAAATCAAACGATAATGAGAAgctaattttaaaattaaataattttaagaCAACTATTCAAACTTTACAGACGTTTATTTCCGAACTATACGATATTTTAGGCATAAATTTTATggaattatcaaattctcATGAAAAAGATTTGCGTCTCACTGAAACAAAATCTCAACTTCAGAAGagatcaaataaaattgaagaatctTTTAGAATAGTTATCGacaaacaattaaatatattagaagaaCAAGTAACTGAAATGAGAAGCGATTTAAGATTactaaatgaaaaaaatagacttgaaaaaagtaagaataatgaaataactaataatttaaatagaaaattcaaaacaGAAATACATTTAGAACAACAAAATTTAGATAACTATATTactaatgaaattgaaaattttaagaagaaaaatataattgaccaaatagataaaattaaacatGATTTTGAAATGGAATCCAAAATGATAGAAGAACGATATTCAGATTTGATTTCAAATGCCACTATTTAccttaataatatatcttcCAGAATTAATGATACACAAAATAATTAGCTTTTCGTTAGTTATCTGAATACTTTAAATCTATCTAAAATTTATCTACCTATCTTTTATAATCATCTTATAAATTGAATAGTAAGCCCAATACTCTCCTCTCGATATAGCTTTTTCTCTCATTAAAGTTTGAAACTAAAAGCAATTAATATTCAAGCGTAAAGCCATATATATTCTTCTCATATTAGTTTTGTTTAAGTTGAAACACTATTAATATACctaaatatgattataaaattaatgtaTTTATAATTACATAGCATTATCTATCAAGAACAGAAACAACTATTCTACATTAATTAGTGTTttaattcctttttttgGTATTAATTTTGTGAATGTTTCTCAGAgttctttatattttattacttaATGCTTAACTAgcttattttatttcttaagAGAATATTATACGTATGTTACAAACTGCCCAGTGCATTCACCCTTTTCTCGAAAATGTCATACACTCCCACATTTTCTTCCACACATTCAAAATCAGTTTCCTTGAGTTTTTCCCATTTTAAATGTGGTATATCCCAGTTACATTTCTTGGTAATGTAAGCAACAACGTCGTCACATAGCCCTAATAGACTTAAATCAAATTCCGCGTGTTTGACAGGGTCTTTGTTGATTAATACTTGGGGGACATGTGCCGGAACcatatttacaatttcTGACACAGGAGCAACTTTTAAACTAGTACCAATACAAATCAAAAGATCACATTTGGAAATATCTTCTCTAATTGTCTTATGGAATTTTGATGGTAATGATTCACCAAAAAATGTGATATAGGTTTTAGGACACCATATGATTTTGGAATATTCCCCAGTGCTTGTTGAGGTTGGTACTGTGGGGTAGCAGATAAATGAGAAGAGGAAGAATTTGATCGCTTTTGACTTGTTTCTAAGTTTATTTGATCTGATTGATTTGCATTCTCACCAGTGTCTAAATTTATTGTTGGATAAAACTCTTTTCTCTTTTGATAACAATAAGGACACAAAGGTAATTCAACatttcttatattttggaatattttctCACCTGGTAGTTGCCAGTGGCATGTAATACAAGAAGCAGTTGCAAAAGAACCATGGCACTGAACCAACTTATCAGGATTAATACCTGCATAAGATTCTAAATTATCGATGTTTTGAGTGTAATTTCttaaaagtttatttttatcctgcaacattttaataaaactatGTAATGGTGAGTACATATTTTCTGGTGGCAATACCATGTGGGCAATATTGTAAAATACAGAAGGGTTTTGAACGAAAATATCATAATTAAAAACATCTTGAGGATCATCAAGTCCTAAGTATcgaatttttgaataaaaacCTTCTGAAGATCTAAAATCAGGAATTCCCAGAGAGGTAGATACACCTGCACCAGTTAAAACTAAAATCTTATTAGCATTCTTCAACTTTTCAACAAAATCGtcaattttagaaaatgatgataatcTGATTCTTGTGCatagaattttattaattgccTTTTGTAAGTCTTTTATTAGACGTACTACATGCTTTTTCTCCAATGGGTCATCAATATTCTCaagtgatatttttttagtttgtgtgtttttcaaatgttCACTATCAGACTCAACATGCTTATAAATTGCCGTCATTATCTCATTATCAGTAATTTCAAAGCCTagtaatttaataatgaaatatatatataatgaattaagATCTTCTGGTAAATATGAATCCAAAAATTTCGTTAAGCCATAGTACTTCAGATACATTCGGGCATTTAAGGAATCCTCTTTCGTAATTTCaggaaaaatatatttcccTGTTTCAATGTTCTTTCCAATTTCGATTAATCCAACATCTTCATTTGGTGCTAAAACATCCCtctcattatttttataatttagcTTGGCACTAAAACCAATGTCTTgtgattcattattttctacaTTAATTGAAGTGCTACTAGTACTGCCgttcatatttttattattattatttgcttCTCctgataattttaattttttaccgGCAGGTTCTATTTCAGATCTGTCATTAGAACTGTGCATCCTTTCTGTTGTTTTAATAGCTTCGGCGTTAGTTGCGCCTTCAGCATAGTCTAAATTCCTTTTACTTGTTGAAACATCTGATATACTTGGAGATATCATTACAATAACTTTTGTTATTTGCTTTGTAATATTTCTGAAAAATGTTTTAGATTTTTGTTAATTACTCCCTCAAATTTAAGTTTTTTTATAACTAATAAATAGGATGCTAAATAAGATAGTAGactaaaacaaaaacattcaatatatttattagatattaaaataactCTAGTGTGTTTATAGGACTAGCGATTCTTTAAATGAGCGTGATCTATCTTTATTTCCTGAGGCTAGTTGGAAATATTCCTGGCGTTCAAAATGATTTAGTTATTTTTGAACTTTGTTTTGCACTATATaacattaaattttcattcatATTCGGTACGCGTCgtattcaaaatttagcGTCAGTAAAATCCAACGAGCATATGGCAAATTACAATAGTACGAGTATTACTAATGTGCAAATATTGCTGTGTTCAGCCataaactaaaaaaatgttaCGTGACTACATAATGTTAAAGCTAGATTACCtgatttttcttctaagaataaaatagtAAGCATGGCGTCTAAAATAGTAGGAATAAAagcaaaataatttgagaTACTATATGGCAAATTTAGTTCTAAGAATTAGGTATGCAAGagaaacaaaattaaaatagaaaaatataaattatttttgcaTATCTTCTTCATGACCTTTGAATGAAAGCAAAGTTACTTCTTCTTCGTAGCCTGGAATATGAATGTAATTGATCCCTTGAGATTCCAAACTGGCTTTACTAGTATTATTCTTCACAAATGTATCGGGTTCAAGGACG contains the following coding sequences:
- the HEM13 gene encoding coproporphyrinogen oxidase (similar to Saccharomyces cerevisiae HEM13 (YDR044W); ancestral locus Anc_3.282), translated to MPAPTDKTNLPIRTKMEELIKRKQKEIVAGLETLDTVKFHADSWERGNDGGGGTSMVIQNGTTFEKGGVNVSVVYGKLTPEAILAMKNDHADLKLPTDEKTGLPVADGVKFFACGLSMVIHPHNPHAPTTHLNYRYFETWNPDGTPQTWWFGGGSDLTPAYLYEEDAELFHNNHKLALDKHDKELYPKWKAWADKYYYIPHRNETRGIGGTFFDDFNEKDPNEILKIVEDSFDAFLPSYLPIVARRKDMEFTPKQKEWQAIRRGRYVEFNLIIDRGTQFGLRTPGSRVESILMTLPVHASWMYEYHPEKGSEEEKLILATTTPKAWATK
- the ECM2 gene encoding Pre-mRNA-splicing factor ECM2 (similar to Saccharomyces cerevisiae ECM2 (YBR065C); ancestral locus Anc_3.280), with amino-acid sequence MVELPSICDKCLGSNKNIALTKATSSSSSCKICTLPFTVYFFKKFNRSNDIIKTLICLNCSNQRNVCQCCLLDFNWNLPIQLRDDIINLIQQNGNNTTATQIKTKEYKNDMMKSFLGLKKSIKLGGAVYSSDKESFELLYNKLLSFQTDTNSIINNDALATTRDTLVTASSSNISAIVKSLPLNDSLDGINDDPISFFFCYNVDPSIPEWKLQSHIATLLNISTELVSISINHRANYAIMKLKSLQDSKNFVNKLIDSNSFIISNYNTKSVIKRGYLQLNQFKIFLLPIFKNLNFNLNKLNPLSSNSADSIKLSIFLKKLVQKELRHKIQIATSKNVTNGKTNKKSFRK
- the NUF2 gene encoding kinetochore-associated Ndc80 complex subunit NUF2 (similar to Saccharomyces cerevisiae NUF2 (YOL069W); ancestral locus Anc_3.149) is translated as MSRVTFPILDTATLANDLQICDFNIATVENLSKPTTEFIYILLSQIIATYSNISLESILKKLQKRSHSSSAPNSLLLPLQNDSSSIDHSKILILNQLCSSFFKEIGVSNFNLMNIYRPNTETTNILLSAVVNFAKFRQEKTNNTNTRLFLVNLDNQISDLQANIDTFILNVEKIQLYKNNQNELLEKANLNELEQASSNELDNNKNDDDNITKNNKANTNSNFDIDVDLNKLIKSFELNISTFVELNKLEEINLKQLREVQEKVTTEYSKYKTEKKIFLNDLTNLSNYLIDLTSQRDKMAKNLNINKADLVNNIEDLNSQLSLKSNDNEKLILKLNNFKTTIQTLQTFISELYDILGINFMELSNSHEKDLRLTETKSQLQKRSNKIEESFRIVIDKQLNILEEQVTEMRSDLRLLNEKNRLEKSKNNEITNNLNRKFKTEIHLEQQNLDNYITNEIENFKKKNIIDQIDKIKHDFEMESKMIEERYSDLISNATIYLNNISSRINDTQNN
- the TBLA0G03160 gene encoding uncharacterized protein (similar to Saccharomyces cerevisiae SIR2 (YDL042C) and HST1 (YOL068C); ancestral locus Anc_3.151) codes for the protein MISPSISDVSTSKRNLDYAEGATNAEAIKTTERMHSSNDRSEIEPAGKKLKLSGEANNNNKNMNGSTSSTSINVENNESQDIGFSAKLNYKNNERDVLAPNEDVGLIEIGKNIETGKYIFPEITKEDSLNARMYLKYYGLTKFLDSYLPEDLNSLYIYFIIKLLGFEITDNEIMTAIYKHVESDSEHLKNTQTKKISLENIDDPLEKKHVVRLIKDLQKAINKILCTRIRLSSFSKIDDFVEKLKNANKILVLTGAGVSTSLGIPDFRSSEGFYSKIRYLGLDDPQDVFNYDIFVQNPSVFYNIAHMVLPPENMYSPLHSFIKMLQDKNKLLRNYTQNIDNLESYAGINPDKLVQCHGSFATASCITCHWQLPGEKIFQNIRNVELPLCPYCYQKRKEFYPTINLDTGENANQSDQINLETSQKRSNSSSSHLSATPQYQPQQALGNIPKSYGVLKPISHFLVNHYHQNSIRQLEKIFPNVIF